In a single window of the Paraclostridium sordellii genome:
- a CDS encoding ParA family protein — MKKISVLNIKGGVAKTTSAINLAAILSEKGNKVLVVDVDAQSNLTMSFKAYDIDALSVSDILLDKEIDIDSVIKKTEYENIDILPSNISLAFTEKKILLDVTRNQQNRLKRVLDKIEDKYDYCIIDCPPSLNMITINALVASDEVIVPIKIDKFALDGLEYLLESIDEIKEEFNPNLQFKGCFVTMDTATTVNKEIKKALKSILKDKMFNTSIRQNVSVTEASFEQIPVVHYKKNSNASKDYKDLVAEVF; from the coding sequence ATGAAAAAAATAAGTGTTCTTAATATAAAGGGCGGTGTAGCAAAAACAACAAGCGCTATAAACTTAGCTGCAATACTTTCAGAAAAAGGAAATAAAGTTTTAGTTGTTGATGTAGATGCACAATCAAACTTAACTATGTCGTTTAAGGCTTATGATATAGATGCTCTTAGCGTATCTGATATTTTACTAGATAAAGAGATAGATATAGATAGTGTAATTAAGAAAACAGAGTATGAAAATATAGATATACTTCCAAGTAATATATCTTTAGCTTTTACAGAAAAGAAAATATTATTGGATGTAACTAGAAATCAACAAAATAGATTAAAGAGAGTCTTAGATAAGATAGAAGACAAATATGATTATTGTATAATAGATTGTCCTCCTAGCTTAAATATGATTACTATAAATGCATTAGTAGCGAGTGATGAAGTGATAGTTCCTATAAAGATAGATAAATTTGCATTAGACGGATTAGAATATTTACTTGAAAGTATTGATGAAATAAAAGAAGAGTTTAATCCAAACTTACAATTTAAGGGTTGTTTTGTAACTATGGATACAGCAACAACTGTAAATAAAGAAATAAAAAAAGCATTAAAAAGTATATTAAAAGACAAAATGTTTAATACATCAATACGTCAAAATGTATCAGTTACAGAAGCATCATTTGAACAAATACCTGTAGTGCATTATAAGAAAAATTCAAATGCAAGTAAAGATTATAAAGATTTAGTAGCGGAGGTATTTTAA
- a CDS encoding antidote-toxin recognition MazE family protein, translated as MSIEKRNLKIMFSKSGGTASKNAQVTRIALPVKWIRDLGLTVDNREVEITYDGKKIVIEPVNKKD; from the coding sequence ATGAGTATTGAAAAGAGGAATTTAAAAATAATGTTTAGTAAGTCTGGAGGAACTGCATCTAAAAATGCACAGGTTACTAGGATAGCATTACCAGTTAAGTGGATTAGAGATTTAGGACTCACAGTTGATAATAGAGAGGTAGAGATAACCTATGATGGGAAGAAGATAGTTATAGAGCCTGTAAATAAAAAAGATTAG
- a CDS encoding N-acetylmuramoyl-L-alanine amidase family protein produces the protein MKKLVIDLGHGGSDPGAVGQNKTHEADKVLDIGKILNELLKSYDLDFKFTRLSDRNISLMERAKIANDFKADYFLSIHINSTENKSVRGVEVWQYSNENDKLNKFSSGVCEDISKIFNIRNRGVKLSKELSVLKNTKMPASLIEVDFISNIDAEKDLNVNDNIKAIALAIRNNLIKLLELELPTNDMLYKVCIGAYKDKNNAMNQVKLAKDKGFANAYII, from the coding sequence ATGAAAAAATTAGTTATTGATTTAGGTCATGGAGGAAGTGACCCAGGAGCAGTTGGACAAAATAAAACTCATGAAGCAGATAAAGTTTTAGATATAGGAAAGATTCTTAATGAACTACTAAAAAGTTATGATTTAGATTTTAAGTTTACTAGGTTATCAGATAGAAATATTTCACTTATGGAAAGAGCAAAAATTGCAAATGATTTTAAAGCAGACTATTTTTTGTCTATTCATATTAATTCAACAGAAAACAAGAGCGTTAGAGGTGTTGAGGTTTGGCAGTATTCAAATGAAAATGATAAATTAAATAAGTTTTCTAGTGGAGTATGTGAAGATATTTCAAAGATTTTTAATATTAGAAATAGAGGAGTTAAATTAAGCAAAGAACTTTCAGTTTTAAAAAATACTAAGATGCCAGCATCTTTAATTGAAGTCGATTTTATATCTAATATAGATGCAGAAAAAGATTTAAATGTTAATGATAATATCAAAGCTATAGCTTTAGCAATTAGAAACAATTTAATAAAGTTACTTGAATTAGAATTACCTACAAATGATATGTTATATAAAGTTTGTATTGGTGCATATAAAGATAAAAATAATGCTATGAATCAAGTTAAATTAGCTAAAGATAAAGGATTTGCAAATGCATATATAATATAG
- the tcsL gene encoding glucosylating lethal toxin TcsL, with product MNLVNKAQLQKMAYVKFRIQEDEYVAILNALEEYHNMSESSVVEKYLKLKDINNLTDNYLNTYKKSGRNKALKKFKEYLTMEVLELKNNSLTPVEKNLHFIWIGGQINDTAINYINQWKDVNSDYTVKVFYDSNAFLINTLKKTIVESATNNTLESFRENLNDPEFDYNKFYRKRMEIIYDKQKHFIDYYKSQIEENPEFIIDNIIKTYLSNEYSKDLEALNKYIEESLNKITANNGNDIRNLEKFADEDLVRLYNQELVERWNLAAASDILRISMLKEDGGVYLDVDMLPGIQPDLFKSINKPDSITNTSWEMIKLEAIMKYKEYIPGYTSKNFDMLDEEVQRSFESALSSKSDKSEIFLPLDDIKVSPLEVKIAFANNSVINQALISLKDSYCSDLVINQIKNRYKILNDNLNPSINEGTDFNTTMKIFSDKLASISNEDNMMFMIKITNYLKVGFAPDVRSTINLSGPGVYTGAYQDLLMFKDNSTNIHLLEPELRNFEFPKTKISQLTEQEITSLWSFNQARAKSQFEEYKKGYFEGALGEDDNLDFAQNTVLDKDYVSKKILSSMKTRNKEYIHYIVQLQGDKISYEASCNLFSKDPYSSILYQKNIEGSETAYYYSVADAEIKEIDKYRIPYQISNKRKIKLTFIGHGKSEFNTDTFANLDVDSLSSEIETILNLAKADISPKYIEINLLGCNMFSYSISAEETYPGKLLLKIKDRVSELMPSISQDSITVSANQYEVRINEEGKREILDHSGKWINKEESIIKDISSKEYISFNPKENKIIVKSKYLHELSTLLQEIRNNANSSDIDLEKKVMLTECEINVASNIDRQIVEGRIEEAKNLTSDSINYIKNEFKLIESISDSLYDLKHQNGLDDSHFISFEDISKTENGFRIRFINKETGNSIFIETEKEIFSEYATHISKEISNIKDTIFDNVNGKLVKKVNLDAAHEVNTLNSAFFIQSLIEYNTTKESLSNLSVAMKVQVYAQLFSTGLNTITDASKVVELVSTALDETIDLLPTLSEGLPIIATIIDGVSLGAAIKELSETNDPLLRQEIEAKIGIMAVNLTAASTAIVTSALGIASGFSILLVPLAGISAGIPSLVNNELILQDKATKVIDYFKHISLAETEGAFTLLDDKIIMPQDDLVLSEIDFNNNSITLGKCEIWRAEGGSGHTLTDDIDHFFSSPSITYRKPWLSIYDVLNIKKEKIDFSKDLMVLPNAPNRVFGYEMGWTPGFRSLDNDGTKLLDRIRDHYEGQFYWRYFAFIADALITKLKPRYEDTNVRINLDGNTRSFIVPVITTEQIRKNLSYSFYGSGGSYSLSLSPYNMNIDLNLVENDTWVIDVDNVVKNITIESDEIQKGELIENILSKLNIEDNKIILNNHTINFYGDINESNRFISLTFSILEDINIIIEIDLVSKSYKILLSGNCMKLIENSSDIQQKIDHIGFNGEHQKYIPYSYIDNETKYNGFIDYSKKEGLFTAEFSNESIIRNIYMPDSNNLFIYSSKDLKDIRIINKGDVKLLIGNYFKDDMKVSLSFTIEDTNTIKLNGVYLDENGVAQILKFMNNAKSALNTSNSLMNFLESINIKNIFYNNLDPNIEFILDTNFIISGSNSIGQFELICDKDKNIQPYFIKFKIKETSYTLYVGNRQNLIVEPSYHLDDSGNISSTVINFSQKYLYGIDRYVNKVIIAPNLYTDEINITPVYKPNYICPEVIILDANYINEKINVNINDLSIRYVWDNDGSDLILIANSEEDNQPQVKIRFVNVFKSDTAADKLSFNFSDKQDVSVSKIISTFSLAAYSDGFFDYEFGLVSLDNDYFYINSFGNMVSGLIYINDSLYYFKPPKNNLITGFTTIDGNKYYFDPTKSGAASIGEITIDGKDYYFNKQGILQVGVINTSDGLKYFAPAGTLDENLEGESVNFIGKLNIDGKIYYFEDNYRAAVEWKLLDDETYYFNPKTGEALKGLHQIGDNKYYFDDNGIMQTGFITINDKVFYFNNDGVMQVGYIEVNGKYFYFGKNGERQLGVFNTPDGFKFFGPKDDDLGTEEGELTLYNGILNFNGKIYFFDISNTAVVGWGTLDDGSTYYFDDNTAEACIGLTVINDCKYYFDDNGIRQLGFITINDNIFYFSESGKIELGYQNINGNYFYIDESGLVLIGVFDTPDGYKYFAPLNTVNDNIYGQAVKYSGLVRVNEDVYYFGETYKIETGWIENETDKYYFDPETKKAYKGINVVDDIKYYFDENGIMRTGLISFENNNYYFNEDGKMQFGYLNIKDKMFYFGKDGKMQIGVFNTPDGFKYFAHQNTLDENFEGESINYTGWLDLDGKRYYFTDEYIAATGSLTIDGYNYYFDPDTAELVVSE from the coding sequence ATGAACTTAGTTAACAAAGCCCAATTACAAAAAATGGCATATGTAAAATTTCGTATTCAAGAAGATGAGTACGTAGCAATATTAAATGCTCTAGAAGAATATCACAACATGTCAGAAAGTAGTGTAGTTGAAAAGTATTTAAAATTAAAGGATATAAATAATCTCACAGATAATTACCTGAACACATATAAAAAATCTGGAAGGAATAAAGCCTTAAAAAAATTTAAAGAATATCTAACTATGGAAGTATTAGAGCTAAAAAACAATAGTCTAACTCCAGTCGAAAAAAATTTACATTTTATATGGATTGGAGGACAAATAAATGATACCGCTATCAACTATATAAATCAATGGAAAGATGTAAATAGCGATTATACAGTTAAAGTTTTTTATGATAGTAATGCATTTTTGATAAATACATTAAAGAAAACTATTGTTGAGTCAGCAACAAATAATACTCTTGAGTCATTTAGAGAAAACTTAAATGACCCTGAATTCGATTATAATAAATTTTATAGAAAACGTATGGAAATAATATATGATAAACAAAAACATTTTATAGATTATTATAAGTCTCAGATAGAAGAGAATCCTGAATTTATAATTGATAATATTATAAAAACATATCTCTCAAATGAGTATTCAAAAGACCTAGAAGCCCTTAATAAGTATATTGAAGAATCTTTAAATAAAATTACTGCTAATAATGGTAATGATATCAGAAATCTAGAAAAATTTGCTGATGAGGATTTGGTAAGATTATATAATCAAGAATTAGTAGAAAGATGGAATTTGGCTGCTGCTTCTGATATATTACGAATATCTATGTTAAAAGAAGATGGTGGTGTATATTTAGATGTTGACATGTTACCAGGTATACAACCAGATTTATTTAAATCTATAAACAAGCCTGATTCGATAACAAATACAAGTTGGGAAATGATAAAGTTAGAGGCTATAATGAAATATAAGGAATATATACCAGGGTATACGTCAAAGAATTTTGACATGTTAGATGAAGAAGTTCAACGCAGTTTTGAATCTGCTTTAAGTTCTAAATCAGATAAGTCAGAAATTTTTTTGCCACTTGATGATATAAAAGTATCCCCGTTAGAAGTAAAAATTGCATTTGCCAATAACTCTGTTATAAATCAAGCCTTAATTTCTTTAAAAGATTCCTATTGTAGTGATTTAGTAATAAATCAAATTAAAAATAGATATAAAATCTTGAACGACAACTTAAATCCATCCATTAATGAAGGTACTGACTTTAATACTACAATGAAAATTTTTAGTGACAAATTAGCATCTATTTCTAATGAAGATAATATGATGTTTATGATAAAAATTACAAATTATTTAAAAGTTGGATTTGCTCCAGATGTTAGAAGTACTATTAACTTAAGTGGACCTGGAGTATATACAGGAGCTTATCAAGATTTGTTAATGTTTAAAGATAATAGTACAAATATTCATTTACTAGAACCTGAGTTAAGAAATTTTGAGTTTCCTAAAACTAAAATTTCTCAATTAACAGAACAGGAAATAACTAGTTTATGGTCATTTAACCAAGCAAGAGCCAAGTCTCAATTTGAAGAATATAAAAAAGGTTATTTTGAAGGTGCACTTGGAGAAGATGATAATCTTGATTTTGCTCAAAATACAGTACTTGATAAAGATTATGTTTCTAAAAAAATATTATCATCAATGAAAACCCGAAATAAAGAATATATTCATTATATTGTTCAACTACAAGGAGATAAAATCAGCTATGAAGCATCATGTAACTTATTTTCAAAAGATCCTTATTCTAGTATACTATATCAGAAAAATATAGAAGGTTCAGAAACAGCATATTACTATTCTGTTGCAGATGCTGAGATAAAAGAAATAGATAAATATAGAATTCCATATCAAATTTCTAATAAACGTAAGATTAAATTAACTTTTATTGGTCATGGTAAATCTGAATTTAATACTGATACATTTGCCAATCTTGATGTAGATTCATTATCTTCTGAGATAGAAACAATATTAAATTTAGCTAAAGCAGATATTTCTCCTAAGTATATAGAAATAAATTTACTGGGATGTAACATGTTCAGCTACTCTATCAGCGCAGAAGAGACTTATCCTGGAAAACTTTTACTTAAAATTAAAGATAGAGTATCAGAATTAATGCCATCTATAAGTCAAGACTCTATTACAGTAAGTGCAAATCAATATGAAGTTAGAATAAATGAAGAAGGAAAAAGAGAAATATTAGATCATTCTGGTAAATGGATAAATAAAGAAGAAAGTATTATAAAGGATATTTCATCAAAAGAATATATATCATTTAATCCAAAAGAAAATAAAATTATAGTGAAATCTAAATATTTACATGAGCTGTCTACATTATTACAAGAAATTAGGAATAATGCCAATTCAAGTGATATTGATCTAGAAAAAAAAGTAATGTTAACAGAATGTGAGATAAATGTTGCTTCAAATATAGATAGACAGATTGTGGAAGGAAGAATTGAAGAAGCTAAAAATTTGACTTCTGACTCTATTAATTATATAAAAAATGAATTTAAACTAATAGAATCTATTTCTGATTCATTATATGATTTAAAACATCAAAATGGATTAGATGATTCTCATTTTATATCTTTTGAGGATATATCCAAGACTGAAAATGGATTTAGGATAAGGTTCATTAATAAAGAAACTGGAAACTCTATATTTATAGAAACTGAAAAAGAAATTTTCTCTGAATATGCTACTCATATATCTAAAGAAATTTCTAATATAAAAGATACTATATTTGATAATGTAAATGGCAAATTAGTAAAAAAAGTAAATCTAGATGCTGCACATGAAGTAAATACTCTAAATTCTGCCTTTTTTATACAATCATTAATCGAATATAATACTACTAAAGAATCACTTAGTAATTTAAGTGTAGCAATGAAGGTTCAAGTTTATGCTCAATTATTTAGTACTGGTTTAAATACTATTACAGATGCTTCTAAAGTTGTTGAGTTAGTATCAACTGCATTAGATGAAACTATAGACTTACTTCCTACATTATCTGAAGGATTACCTATAATTGCTACAATAATAGATGGTGTAAGCTTAGGCGCGGCAATTAAAGAACTCAGCGAAACAAATGACCCATTATTAAGACAAGAAATAGAAGCCAAGATAGGTATAATGGCTGTAAATTTAACAGCAGCTTCAACTGCAATCGTTACTTCAGCTTTAGGAATAGCTAGTGGTTTTAGCATACTTTTAGTTCCTTTGGCAGGAATTTCAGCAGGGATACCAAGTTTAGTAAACAATGAACTTATACTCCAAGATAAGGCAACAAAAGTTATAGATTATTTTAAACATATTTCATTAGCTGAGACTGAGGGAGCATTTACATTATTAGATGATAAAATAATTATGCCTCAAGATGACTTGGTATTATCAGAAATAGACTTTAATAATAATTCAATAACTTTAGGTAAATGTGAAATCTGGAGAGCTGAAGGTGGTTCAGGCCATACCTTAACTGATGATATAGATCATTTCTTTTCATCACCATCAATAACATATAGAAAACCATGGTTATCTATATATGATGTATTAAATATAAAAAAAGAAAAAATTGATTTTTCAAAAGATTTAATGGTATTACCTAATGCACCTAATAGGGTATTTGGTTATGAAATGGGATGGACACCAGGGTTCAGAAGTTTAGACAATGACGGCACTAAATTATTAGATCGTATAAGAGATCATTATGAAGGTCAATTTTATTGGAGATATTTCGCTTTTATAGCTGATGCTTTAATAACAAAATTAAAACCACGATATGAAGATACTAATGTAAGAATAAATCTAGATGGCAATACTAGAAGCTTTATAGTTCCAGTTATAACCACAGAACAAATAAGAAAAAATTTATCTTATTCTTTTTATGGTTCAGGGGGATCTTATTCATTATCTCTTTCTCCATATAATATGAATATAGATTTAAATCTAGTTGAAAATGATACTTGGGTTATAGATGTTGATAATGTTGTAAAAAACATCACTATAGAGTCAGATGAAATACAAAAAGGTGAATTAATAGAAAATATTTTATCTAAGCTAAATATTGAAGATAATAAAATTATTTTAAATAATCATACTATTAATTTCTATGGAGATATAAATGAAAGCAACAGATTTATATCTTTAACATTTTCAATTTTAGAGGATATAAATATAATTATAGAAATTGATTTAGTATCAAAATCTTATAAAATACTTCTTTCTGGTAATTGTATGAAATTGATAGAAAACTCATCTGATATTCAACAAAAGATAGATCATATAGGATTTAATGGTGAACATCAGAAATATATACCTTATAGTTATATAGATAATGAAACTAAATACAACGGTTTTATTGACTACTCTAAAAAAGAAGGTCTGTTTACAGCTGAATTTTCTAATGAATCCATTATAAGGAATATTTATATGCCTGATAGTAATAATTTATTTATATATTCTAGTAAAGATTTAAAAGATATTAGAATTATAAATAAAGGTGATGTTAAATTACTAATAGGAAATTACTTTAAAGATGATATGAAGGTATCACTTTCTTTCACTATAGAAGATACAAATACTATAAAGTTGAATGGTGTATATCTAGATGAAAATGGAGTAGCACAAATATTGAAATTTATGAATAATGCAAAAAGTGCTTTAAATACTTCAAACTCGTTAATGAATTTCTTAGAAAGTATCAATATAAAAAATATTTTCTACAATAATCTAGACCCTAATATCGAGTTTATACTAGATACTAATTTCATAATAAGTGGTAGCAATTCTATTGGGCAATTTGAACTTATCTGTGATAAAGATAAAAATATACAACCATATTTTATTAAGTTTAAAATAAAAGAAACTAGCTATACCTTATATGTAGGAAATAGACAAAATTTGATAGTGGAACCAAGTTATCACTTAGATGATTCTGGAAATATATCTTCAACTGTCATTAATTTCTCTCAGAAATATCTTTATGGAATAGACCGTTATGTTAATAAAGTTATAATTGCACCAAATTTATATACAGATGAAATAAATATAACACCTGTATATAAACCAAATTATATTTGTCCAGAAGTTATTATATTAGATGCAAATTATATAAACGAAAAAATAAATGTTAATATCAATGACTTATCTATACGATATGTATGGGATAATGATGGTAGTGATCTTATTCTTATAGCAAATAGTGAGGAAGATAATCAACCACAAGTTAAAATAAGATTTGTTAATGTCTTTAAAAGCGATACTGCAGCAGATAAGTTGTCTTTTAACTTCAGTGATAAGCAAGATGTATCTGTAAGTAAAATTATTTCAACATTTTCACTTGCAGCTTATAGCGATGGATTTTTTGACTATGAATTTGGTCTGGTTTCTTTAGATAATGATTACTTTTATATTAATAGTTTTGGAAATATGGTATCTGGATTAATATATATTAATGATTCATTATATTATTTCAAACCACCAAAAAATAACTTGATAACTGGATTCACAACTATAGATGGTAATAAATATTACTTTGACCCAACGAAGAGTGGAGCTGCATCAATAGGAGAAATAACAATTGATGGTAAAGATTATTACTTTAACAAACAAGGTATTTTGCAAGTAGGAGTTATAAATACATCTGATGGATTAAAGTATTTTGCTCCTGCTGGTACACTTGATGAAAACTTAGAGGGAGAATCAGTAAATTTTATTGGAAAATTAAATATTGATGGAAAAATTTATTATTTTGAAGATAATTATAGAGCCGCTGTAGAGTGGAAATTATTAGATGATGAAACATACTATTTCAATCCAAAAACAGGAGAAGCCCTTAAAGGTTTACATCAAATTGGTGATAATAAATATTATTTTGATGATAATGGAATTATGCAAACTGGTTTCATTACTATAAATGATAAGGTATTTTATTTTAATAATGATGGTGTGATGCAAGTTGGATATATTGAGGTAAATGGTAAATATTTTTATTTTGGCAAAAATGGAGAAAGACAATTAGGAGTATTTAATACTCCAGATGGATTTAAATTTTTTGGTCCTAAAGATGATGATTTAGGAACTGAAGAAGGGGAACTAACCTTATATAATGGTATATTGAATTTTAATGGGAAAATCTATTTTTTTGATATCTCAAATACAGCTGTAGTCGGATGGGGTACTCTTGATGATGGCTCTACATATTATTTCGATGATAATACAGCAGAAGCATGCATAGGTTTAACAGTAATTAATGATTGTAAGTATTATTTTGATGATAACGGAATAAGGCAATTAGGATTTATCACTATAAATGACAATATATTTTATTTCTCTGAATCTGGAAAAATAGAGTTAGGATACCAAAATATAAATGGTAACTATTTCTACATAGATGAAAGTGGTTTAGTTCTAATTGGAGTATTTGATACCCCAGACGGATATAAATATTTTGCACCTCTTAATACTGTAAATGATAATATTTATGGACAAGCAGTTAAATATAGTGGTTTAGTAAGGGTTAATGAGGACGTATATTATTTTGGTGAAACATATAAAATTGAAACTGGATGGATAGAAAATGAAACTGATAAATATTATTTTGATCCAGAGACTAAAAAAGCATATAAAGGCATTAATGTAGTTGATGATATAAAATATTATTTCGATGAGAATGGTATAATGAGAACAGGGCTTATATCATTTGAAAATAATAATTATTACTTCAATGAAGATGGTAAAATGCAATTTGGTTATCTAAATATAAAAGATAAAATGTTTTATTTTGGTAAAGATGGTAAAATGCAGATTGGAGTATTTAATACCCCAGATGGATTTAAATACTTTGCACATCAAAATACTTTAGATGAGAATTTTGAGGGGGAATCAATAAACTATACTGGTTGGTTAGATTTAGATGGTAAAAGATATTATTTTACAGATGAATATATAGCAGCAACTGGCTCATTGACTATTGATGGTTACAATTACTATTTTGACCCTGATACAGCTGAATTAGTAGTTAGTGAATAA
- a CDS encoding ParB/RepB/Spo0J family partition protein, protein MAKKFSLSEGMLNGISKNTEKLSTLEAKENFKIEYIDIDNIVRNEKNFYEIVDIEDLAEDISINGLNHNLVVRPIKEGKYEIISGERRYTALKELVDKGDEKFKKVPCKISDLNDLDSEIVLIQSNAQSRELSETDKLKQVQRLTELYKLKKQKGETVGRIREIISKDTGLSPTQVGRYTTINKNLIPELKSVLEQGKLTINNASEFAVLSEENQRVILDIINSEVSISKNEANNLKNEFKRLEKEKEDLLKQREEYLKEIQKLSSENEKKSDEINKEIEKIKDELDKKYTNENIDIKDEIELKEEKLIQLENDKWELEKEKSNLIEKLNTASQNLDNEVNKIANEKAKEIATRFERDKSTIEKENKELKKELESIKQDESVISINQELKIRLKNVRREMNKVTGLMANNTIIDEVTLKEIDSLKSELEFLNEQLNIYINQGKMN, encoded by the coding sequence ATGGCCAAAAAATTTAGTTTAAGTGAAGGTATGTTAAACGGGATATCAAAAAATACTGAAAAACTTTCAACTCTTGAGGCAAAGGAAAATTTTAAGATTGAATACATAGATATAGATAATATAGTAAGAAATGAAAAGAACTTTTATGAAATAGTAGATATAGAAGATTTAGCTGAAGATATATCTATAAACGGACTTAACCATAACTTAGTAGTTAGACCTATAAAAGAGGGAAAGTATGAGATTATAAGTGGAGAGAGAAGATATACAGCGCTAAAAGAATTAGTAGACAAAGGTGATGAAAAATTTAAAAAAGTTCCTTGTAAAATTTCTGATTTAAATGACTTAGATAGTGAAATAGTGTTAATACAGTCTAATGCACAAAGTAGAGAACTTTCAGAAACTGATAAATTAAAACAAGTTCAAAGATTAACTGAATTATATAAATTAAAAAAGCAAAAAGGTGAGACTGTAGGTAGAATCAGAGAAATTATATCTAAAGATACTGGACTGAGTCCTACACAGGTAGGTAGGTATACTACTATAAATAAAAATTTAATACCAGAATTAAAGTCAGTTTTAGAGCAAGGAAAATTAACTATAAATAATGCAAGTGAATTTGCAGTTTTAAGTGAAGAAAATCAACGTGTAATATTAGATATTATAAATAGTGAAGTAAGTATTTCAAAAAATGAGGCAAATAATCTTAAAAATGAATTTAAGAGGTTAGAGAAAGAAAAGGAAGACTTATTAAAACAGAGAGAAGAATATTTAAAAGAAATTCAAAAACTAAGCAGTGAAAATGAAAAAAAATCAGATGAAATAAATAAAGAAATAGAAAAAATAAAAGATGAATTAGATAAAAAATATACTAATGAAAATATAGATATAAAAGATGAAATAGAGTTAAAAGAAGAAAAATTAATTCAACTTGAAAATGATAAATGGGAACTAGAAAAAGAAAAATCTAATTTAATTGAGAAGTTAAATACAGCTAGTCAAAACTTAGACAATGAGGTTAATAAAATAGCTAATGAAAAGGCGAAAGAAATAGCTACTAGATTTGAGAGAGACAAGAGTACAATAGAGAAAGAAAATAAAGAATTAAAAAAAGAACTTGAAAGTATAAAACAAGATGAAAGTGTAATATCTATAAATCAAGAATTAAAAATACGACTTAAAAATGTAAGGCGAGAAATGAATAAAGTGACAGGTCTTATGGCTAACAACACAATAATTGATGAAGTTACTTTAAAGGAAATAGATAGCCTAAAAAGTGAATTGGAGTTTTTAAATGAACAACTTAATATATATATAAATCAAGGCAAGATGAATTAA